The Cryptomeria japonica chromosome 9, Sugi_1.0, whole genome shotgun sequence DNA segment ATTACACCCAAACTTTGAGTCTAACTATCAATGGTTGGTTTATAAAACTAAGAAAGTACATCCAATGATTAAAGTTGGGGCTTGTTCTCTAGCAAGATGCTAAAAAGCAGGCGTCTTAAAATATATTCTCAAGGCATCTATGATGAAATAGTAGAAGGGAACACTTGAATAAAATAACAAACTGCATTATGTTTCAAATTTATCTGTTTCGTAATCTTTTGACTGTGATAATAACAAATTCAATTTAATAAGATCTTAACATCAACAATATGTGGATAATATTAAAGTTCAGATTCTTCAGCATCACAAAAAAGATATTTCATGTTCTAGACGACTTCAAAATTTGTTTAAATTTAGATTGTAATCTTCAAGTATGCTTTGAGCTTTCTATTATCGTAACGCTGTTTTGACAGTCTTTTATTTCCTATTTCTTGACATTTTATTCACTGCCTCTTTCTTTATATCATTTCTTTTACATTGattcaattaaaaaaaagagaaGTCATATCTGAACTCAGTAGTGGTGCCCAAAATTGATCAAATTTGTCTCATACTTCTTTCGATGTGATGCTCTTTGCAGTATGAAACAATAGCTTAGAATTTGTTGGGCAGAGATTGCCCAGAGAGGAAGGCCTTCAACAAGACGAGGGATCTCTCTGGCTGAGAGAAGGGAACTTTATGAGCTGCTCCTCTCACTGTTGCAAATGTCAGAATGTTGCTGTATACCTGTGTCCATCCTGCCACCTGCAAAATTCCAGCATGTTTTTTATGTAGATAAGCACGGATATTGAAAGGGTCTTGATCCCTCGTACAAAGAGAAAGATAAAATATTAAGCCCAACAGATTAACAAACAACAAAACCCAAACCTATTAACCAAATTGATTTAAAATAATGATTCACTGAAAGATAATTGTCTTCTTTTAACAGAAATGTACCTGCTTCCCTTCAAACCAGACACTGTAAGGAACCGTTGTGTTCAGCTGCATATCTGAAGCAAGACTGGTTATCAATGTCCTTGTCCCTGTTAGAGGAATCACTGAATCCTGATCTCCACTGTTTATATACCCAACACAACAAATTTTTTAAAGCCCAATACAATTAAAGTTAAACATAAAGCGTGGAGTGTAAACAATAGAAATCAAGAGGCTGAAACTCACTTTTTATAAGTGATTCAATGATGTattgaattcaatttttttatttatttcagatGAATAATGGTTTGCACAGGTTTACTTTTGTATAAAAATGAATGATTCACTTAACATTAGTTGCATCTAAATGATATTCACAATATACTTGaatctattaattatttattttttcaataaacaGTGAGAATATTACCTATAAATTAATACTCTTATACCAGTAATTACAAGTTTACCCAGCAACCCTGTGGTAGGTATCTCTACATTCAGTTGATCGTATTCAAGCATGCTGTGAATCAAAACCAGGTTAAATTGTTAGATATCTGGATAAATTATATTTATAGAAGGTTTAATATATATGGGTATTACAGTAGAATGAGTGAATATGTTTCTGAGTAGCATTAACTGTGAAAACTTTATGTCTACTACCTTTGTGTAACAATTTCAATTCCACTAGACCCCTTGAGAAATtacaagataattttttttttgtaaaaatcttATTACTACAGACAGGGGATTTCAGATTTACTCGCTGCATGCCTTCCAGCTACTGATGCCTCCGACGAGGCGCGCATGGAATGCCTTGTGTACTTCCGGCCTATTCAGATATGTTGTAGCTTCGTCCTGAACACAAACGTCTGGCTTCTTCTAGCCCATGCTTCAATAATTTAGTGAAACTTTTGTGATTGCATATAGCTTTCACATGAAATTAATGAAAGCTACAAGGTACCTGAGCTCTGAGCAAATTAGGCTGCATGAGGAGGGAGGAGAAACATTTGTTGAGAGTCACATCGTAGACGTCGACGTATCGACTGACTTCCATGTCGACGATTGCGTGGATCTGCTGACAGGTGTTAGAAATGCTGCCTCTAAAATATTCATCCATATAGCGAGCGTCGTTGCAGTCTTTAATCATCATTTTGTATGTGGGGTCAGATATGAGACCGTGTGACCAGTAGTATTCCGCTCTTGCATTAAAATCTGTATAGAAATCCAGTAATGGGTTGCCTATCTGCATATTTTCCCATCACAACGGGAGCTTAACAGTGATCATAGCAGATTGGAATAGCAGCTTTCTAACAAAGTCAATGCCTGCTAGCTTTAGTAAAAATGGTGAATATTTTAAGCTATGGGTGTGTACCCTTTTGCTCTATTCGTATCAGTGAAGTCATTTTAACACCCCATTCAGATTAGAAGTAAAACCTTACTTTTGTCTAACTACTGGTCCGTATTTCTGGTTGGAAAAATTTTAGAGGCTGCTTGTTTGTAATGGACATAGTAATAACATTTGGGTTAGCGTGGGGGCAACTTGTTCGTAGATGATGGGAGATATAGGATATTTGAATCACCAATGCCGTAGCTAGAGGATAATCATAGAGATTGAATGAGTGATTGATTTTAATTGTATTCATGAGATTAAATAGTCTATGGGACTAAGAAAATATCTTTAGTTTATCTTCAGATTCTTTTCGATGTtggattttctattattaattttgGCTACGAAGCTGTTTTTCTGATTAATTCTATCATCTTCAAGTAATTGGTACATGTTTTTAACCTTCAAGTTGTTTTTGTATTGAGTATGGATATCCTCATAAGCTGCACATTCCATGATGAAGTGTCATTCCGTTTCCACCGTTCTCTTATTGCAGAATATGCAAGCTCTTTCTTCCCAAGTTTCCTTGGGTATCTTCCACCTACCGATCTCACACCTATGATGATATGATCCCGTATTCAATTATGCAACTAAAAACCTCGCTTTCCCTTTAATAGCTGCCCTCAAATATGTTTTTTCATCATGGACCTTACCTGGGTTAAAATCTTTGATGTAGTATGCCTTTGTTTGCCCAATCTGATTTGTCCAAATCGCTGTTCTAAATTTTTCAGtcacatattttttattttgtcattagaGTTAGGATATTCTTGCAAATTGATGCCCCACTTGTTCATCCAGTTGTTCTGCTTCATCCAAGTTTTCTTTTTACAACTTAGGACCTCCTCCACAACCATTTTGGGCCAACGATGGTTATCcatgttttcaaccttctttaAAAAACTTACCAACCGAATTCTCACTTCTGCCTCTAATGGAAAAGTTCTTGCTTCAGTCAAGAGAATTTCATATGGAACCATGGTATTAACTTTGAAATTGGTTGTGATTAGATGTTTCTGAATTCTTTTTAGCTGTCTCCAACTGTACTTTGACAT contains these protein-coding regions:
- the LOC131077088 gene encoding serine carboxypeptidase-like 45 isoform X2 translates to MDTMSFNMHVPRGQTCELKVTVTILALLFIKVLSAPQSDVVDSLPGQPPVPFKQYAGYVTVDQRSDRALFYYFVEAETEPDLKPLVLWLNGGPGCSSLIGAFSENGPFQPNENKLIRNGYSWNKEANVLYLESPAAVGFSYSSDPTYYVGVNDTLTANDNLRFLLGWFKKFPEFKTRELYLTGESYAGHYIPQLADLIVRTNRKQKVFNLKGVAIGNPLLDFYTDFNARAEYYWSHGLISDPTYKMMIKDCNDARYMDEYFRGSISNTCQQIHAIVDMEVSRYVDVYDVTLNKCFSSLLMQPNLLRAQKPDVCVQDEATTYLNRPEVHKAFHARLVGGISSWKACSDMLEYDQLNVEIPTTGLLGKLVITGIRVLIYSGDQDSVIPLTGTRTLITSLASDMQLNTTVPYSVWFEGKQVAGWTQVYSNILTFATVRGAAHKVPFSQPERSLVLLKAFLSGQSLPNKF
- the LOC131077088 gene encoding serine carboxypeptidase-like 46 isoform X1, translated to MDTMSFNMHVPRGQTCELKVTVTILALLFIKVLSAPQSDVVDSLPGQPPVPFKQYAGYVTVDQRSDRALFYYFVEAETEPDLKPLVLWLNGGPGCSSLIGAFSENGPFQPNENKLIRNGYSWNKEANVLYLESPAAVGFSYSSDPTYYVGVNDTLTANDNLRFLLGWFKKFPEFKTRELYLTGESYAGHYIPQLADLIVRTNRKQKVFNLKGVAIGNPLLDFYTDFNARAEYYWSHGLISDPTYKMMIKDCNDARYMDEYFRGSISNTCQQIHAIVDMEVSRYVDVYDVTLNKCFSSLLMQPNLLRAQKKPDVCVQDEATTYLNRPEVHKAFHARLVGGISSWKACSDMLEYDQLNVEIPTTGLLGKLVITGIRVLIYSGDQDSVIPLTGTRTLITSLASDMQLNTTVPYSVWFEGKQVAGWTQVYSNILTFATVRGAAHKVPFSQPERSLVLLKAFLSGQSLPNKF